The following nucleotide sequence is from Populus trichocarpa isolate Nisqually-1 chromosome 11, P.trichocarpa_v4.1, whole genome shotgun sequence.
tcctttaatttcactattacttcaaattaatctactaaaaacatgtaaaatcacTTGTAATGAGTTCCTATCAATCTATGACACCATTAGTATTATATCCTGTccttaaaagtaattaaaaaccaaatatacATAATTCCAAAACCTTTCTAAATAACcctaaaatgcataaaaaaaattatttaaaatataaggatAGAAAAAACATACCtcaaattggtaaaaaaaaataaagattttgacCATAAATCAAATCTCCTCCTTGAGCTTCCTATCCTTCTCTCTATTGATATGGGTTTTAATCGTATGACAAGATAGAGTGTAAGTTACTATagagtattattttatttttatcctttaaattaatatgtaattactaatatatttattgttacTATAATacccttaattaataaaaaatagaaaatccaatttattattttattttatttattattactattttttttctttcacacttaaaatgaagaaaattgagCCAAGGTCAACTTGGAAATGACAATGAATTTCATTTATACATATCACATgacaaaattgacaaaaacaaattctttatATAAACTTAGCTTGCTTTGAGAGTACTTTGACACTTGCATTGGGATCAATATTCTTATAAATtcctataaattatatttatttatataattatttatttatcaatataatttatttattttttaaaagtctagtttccaattattttttactttcaaaacacaatttattgaatcaaaatatttacTTATTTCCCACAATTCTCTCTCTCCAAGGGTACAGGACATTATTGGCGAACTGTCTCATAGCCATGGAGAGGCCAGATGCAATTATACAAGGAAAGCTTTGTAAGCATTCAAGATGAAATATGCTCTgtctatatatacacacacctgTTGATGTACATTTCAACCTGCTGACATTAACAGATTAAATGTAGAAAAAGTACCACTTCCTGATTCTTCAGTTGCAGTTTGGGTGAACACAAGTTTGAGTCGTTCATGCGCTGCATATGCAATTGTAGATACTCCAGGAAGAGAAAAGGATGCGTTAGATATGATCTGTATATTCGAGTCGATGCACTTAAATTTGTACTTGTTTTGCGCTGAATTTCCCAATAAAAACTACTATTTTCAGAAAcatttttcataaacaaaaatattagtgAGAAAAGGCGTCTGATCCTCAAAGTTATTGTCTTTGTTCCGTTTCAATCACAATTGAGTTCTCTGTACTCTTCTCATTCTCATGCAGAATGCAAGGGCATCAAATGGTTCTCTTGAAAAGGAATTGCTGACCGTTCTTGTTCCAACTGTGGGTTCCACATGGCTGATCATTAGCATATTTGGTTATTTGTGGCTCAGGAACAGAGGAGAAAAAGGTAAAGACAAAGCAAGCATCAAAACAGAAGGTAGATAGAGTAACTGTCCATAAAAGAATAGTTGACGAACACCACACCTATAGCATTCCATATGATGATGCTGTTAGGTTTCTTCCTCGACACTAGGCAGAATGGATCAGTTGTTTAGAATCAGGATAGGAGTTTTAGCAGTGGGTACGTCTAGTGCTGAAGAGCTATCTGTTGTGATGTAtaacatatttgttttcattacaAATCTAATGGAACTTCATATCAGCAATTATTCAGACAGTACAGCTTCAGCGACTAGCAATTTCAGAAATTGTCACCTCATTTACAGAACACTGTCCATCTTCTACGTCTAATGCTATATCAGGATTATTGTCAGATTTTCTAAAGAGGAATGCAGGTTGTTTTGGAGAAGGAATCTCTGTTTCGCTACTCAACATAAAAACAACCGCCAACATAGATGGTCTGTCCGTGGCATCTTCTTGCACGCACAGCAGACCAATTTGTATGCATTTCAAGGCTTCACGCGGATCATACAACTCCGTCAGTGATGGATCAACTATCTCCAATGCTTTGTCTTCTCTCCACAATTCCCACACCTGTGTTGTTCATATAAATCATTAGCATACAAGAAATAAGAGCAGACAACATCTAAAATTGTGAACAATGAAATTCAGCCAAGAGCACACATGGCTCTCTTATAACTCACATATCCAATCAAGGTCAAAGGAGGATTCTGTTGATAAAATCTGTTGTTCTTCTTGCCACTCACAATCTCTAGCAACACGACCCCAAAACTGAAAACATCTGATTTTACAGAAAAGTTTCCAAGCACAGCATATTCTGGTGACATATAGCCACTGCATCAGAAAAACAAGAATCTGAAGTTTTAGTATTTCTGGTAATCAATGATAGTACTTTGTCACTCGGTCTTTGTTTTAGGCAAATGTACTTACAATGTTCCTACAACTCTCCTGGTCCTATCTTCAGTTTGGTTGCCTTCAAATATTTTTGCCATTCCAAAATCTGATATTTTTGGGTTCATCTCTGCATCCAGTAGAATGTTGCTACATTTTAAATCCCTGTGAATGATTCTCAACCTGGAATCTTGGTGAAGATATAAAATCCCACGAGCTATTCCAACAATAATATCGAAGCGTTTTCGCCAATCCAATAACAATCTTCTGCTTTCATCTgttgaaacaattatttttcaaacaggTAAAATTTGACAACTAGAGTAAATCAGGGCAATAAATACTTGAAGAGACTTACGGAAAAGAAACGAGTCCAAGCTTTTGTTTGGCAAGTATTCATAGATTAACATTTGTTCTCCATCCTGATTGCAGTAACCTAGAAGTTTCACAAGATTCCTGTGTTGAAGCTTTGCAATTACCATAACTTCATTTTTAAACTCTTCTATTCCTTGTCTTGAACTTCTAGATAACCTTTTTATTGCAACCTCCAGTCCATTAGCTAGCAGACCCTAAAATCATGTTACAAgaatatggtaaaaaaatacctttaagGTGACTCATATGTCAATAACAATTAAGGTTGAAAGTCCATTGGACGGCCAATTACATCCATGATAAATGGAGATgcaaaaattaagttatatataaaGGGTTcttaatctattaaaaaaaatagttatgaaAAGTTTTGTATTTTCCATCCGCGTAGTAAACCTAAAGTTTCACATGGATTAGGGTCTGTTTGTTTACGCGGTTGCGGCTGCGTTTTAAATAAACCGTAGATTTAAGCTGTTtggtaaagataaaaatgagaTTTATTGTTCATGGGCCCCATTGTTTTCTGCGTTGCAAACGCAAGGGGAGAAGAAGCAGCTTGGAGCTGCTTTTTTTGCAAACTGTGTTACAGCACAGTAACCAGAGGCGCGCAACTTTTTCTTCTGCTTCCAGTAACTAGAGGCGCGCAACTTTTTCTTCTACTTCCAGTAACCAAAGGCGcacaacttcttcttcttctgcacttccatgtctccactgttcacgtgaacagtggagacatggaagtgcagaagaagaagaagaagaaggagaatgaGGGGCTGGGGAAAACAGGGAAAGAGTCCAACTCCTGCACCAAGCAAACAATGAAAAGAGAAGGAGCAGAACAGAGGAATAGAAAAGTGCTCCACTTTCATCTTCCTCCCGCTTTGCTTTTATCAATATTACACTattcaagtgaattttaattcacttgaacagtgtagCAACACACGTGAATTTAGTACACGAGTGTTgctttgcccagccgggtcactggcttgggccagtgatcgggccgggctggctgggtttAGCCCAGCCTATATGGGTTGGACCAGGTCCAATCCAAACCTAAAAGCATTGACCCAGGTCTGTTccaaacctaaatgcattgaactgGGTatgacccagtaaaataaaaaaatccaaaaaaatttcacagatattgtgttttatttgaaaaactaatgtTTAACATAATTCAATGGCACTATATAATTACATTTGAAGGAGATTgtatgatgacgtagcatttgtagaatttgatcgcaattccaattttgttcttgatgatattttacctgatgttattGCACGCTCAGGAAACCATGGAAACTGTAAtccttgttggatagatttcatACGTGATAAAATTACATATAATTTTatgcaacaataaaatataatttatataaagtattgtttattttatgatgtaatatcAGTACTTAAATCGataatatttcaatgaaaaaccaccaatattaatatatgtcttttttaattattttataaccttagtTTAAAAgatattctttaattaaatacattaaattactttttgttgaacctcaatttcaaccacagttttaaccaaacatatatttttccaaaccaacctcaactaaaagtactttttataaaacaacttttttcaaaccacaaccacaacagctaccgcaataccaaacacagaCTCTTTATTCTTAATACCACAAAGATTTTTGAACAATTATTTCAACACATAATGAATCATTATAGGAGGCATGTATcctattaattttctattatgTACATGCATATATGCATGCCATATTGATGTTATCCTAGATGTTGTATTAGAGTAGAGTCTTCTCCATTCATGGCTtgtaaaaatgagtttttggagTATCTTTTAGTCCAACATCAAAGTCAAACTCTTGAAAATATTCAACATAATCATTAGAAATTATTGGTCTCCTTGTTTGAACTAAGTGCCCTTGAATTGATTAgtgtttaaaattatctaaataatttttttgaacaataactaattttttttttatctttatgcaacccatttaaatattatgtttcctcaaattttatccttttagcaAAATCACTCCTATTGAAATTGAGATCCTTGATAAATTTAGCATTTCTTGCCTTAACTATTCATGCAttatgagaagaaaaataaaacatatatccTTCAGAGTTCACTATATAACCAATGAAATATCTACTAATTATTCTTGGGTCTAATTTCTATAGTTGAGGATTATTAATCCTTACCTCAAAAAATTGGACTTCTATCTATTTCATAATTCAAAAGGTATCTTAACACATTTTTAGGATGAAAccctattttaaaatatatacaacAATCTTTAATTCTAACTCTATAAAGACATTGGTAAATTAAAAGTACCAATTATGTTCCTTACCATGTCTATAAGTGTACGATTCCTTCTTTTAGCTACATTATCTTATTGTGGTGTGTTAGACATTGTATATTGTACAATAATGCCCTCTCCTTTAAGGCAATGAACCAGACATTTATCAATTTTCGTGTATCTACCATAATACTCTCCATCTCTATCTGACCTTACAaacattatgatatatttttttctccaccTTAACCTTATAGGTCTTAAAAGCATCTAATGCTTCAGCTTTATCAAATAAAAGACATAGATACATAAATCTACTAGAATGATCATCAATGAATAAGgtgaaatatatttgattatttaagcATAGAGTAATAAATAGTCCACAAATGTCAGTACATatgatttcaaaaattttagCATAACACCTTTAATGGTATTGTTAGTTTGCTAACCCTTTATGCAATCTACACAAAtaccaaaatcaataaaattaagagtGTTTAAAACTATATCATTCactaatcttttaattatttcaatgaaGATGTGATCTAATCTTTTATACCAAAACATAAATGAATTCTCATCCATTTTgctctttttaattatagaatCAACATGCATTGATAAATAGTTGAGTTTAAAAGTAGAGTCTAgattgattttatataaatcattaattaacgTTCCACCACTAGTAGaaagtttagtttttaaaatactaaaaacattttcatcaaacaaaaatcCATAACCAACATCACAAAAtctagaaattaaaaaccaaatttttagaaaatggTGGAACATAGAAGAatttttcaaatccaaaataagtccagattttaaaattaatctagaaGTCCCCACAACTTCAACTTCAAAGCGTATCTAGTTTCTTGAATAGATgtcttcttcattttcctttagcttttttagtgtaatattttaaaagaaagaaaggttttaataaaaaaatggcaaGAATATCTTTGAATGAGTAGATATTAGATATAAATGAATGAGAGAGATTTTGATAATTGCACAAAACTTGTTAAATATAATAAGAAGagtaagacaaaaaaaagaaagagatttaaGTGTTTGACTATAATTTCTTTTAGCTAATAGTCTagacatttattattattattattattagatattaaattgatgttttgtgcagataaggtattattttctatatctattgggatatatgatttatttgttcATTAAGTGTTTATTTTAATGATGCAATAAATTGTAATACATGAAAGGAAATACTTGATTATAAAATGAAATCACTATGATTtatatgttgtattttttatttaagtactATATATTTTGAACTCTAGAAAAATATCGTTACTTCTCTGTTCATGTCATGTGGGCTaagtggaaaaataataataaaaatattcttaaatttacCAATATATACCatgtagattttaaattaactgACAATTAAAGCTTAGAACTCATTGAACTAACTCTAGTAGAAGGCCAAGTACATCCATGATTGATAAATGGAGGGGTAAAAATTTAGGTTATCTGTAAAGGGTCCATattctagcaaaaaaaaaaaaaaaagttatgaaaagCCATGTGTCTTCCATCCAATTAGTAACTCTAAAACTTTACAtgaattaaaagattttattattattgaaaccacaaaaatagatttctgtacaattatctcaatatttaatCAATCATTACACCAAGAGGAATGTATCCTATTAATTTTGTACCGTGTTTATATGCCTGGCGTATTAAAGTTTTCTTACATATTAAGCATCTAAACTACCAATAagctagaaaaaacaaatctgtaTTATTGAGAACACATTTAATTTTCAGCTAGAAAATGAATTGAGAAACTCTACCTTataaaccgagccaaaaccaccTTGCCCGAGTTCGTTAGCTGGAGAGAAATTGTTTGTGGCCGCCATTATGGTGCTGAGCTTGAAACATTCCGATTCAGTAGAATTGCTGTTTATCTGCAGCTCGGTACCTGGTTTTTTTGCCCATGAATCAAAAAGTGAACTTCTCCTCATAACCAGAGGAGAATAAATACATGACTAGGGAAGCAAATCCAAATAGAGATTTGAGAGTCTTGTCTTACCTTTTTTTGCCCCCTTCTTGAGCCGCAAATAAGCAGTTAGGCTAATGAGAAACAACAATAATGCAATTGATGGTGCTAAAATGGCCTGCATCGTTTTTTCCCGAGAACCATTTAGCTTCCTTGTATTACCAGCTGCATGAGAATGAAAACAATAACGATTAACTCCAGACGAAAAACCACTCCCTTCTCCTATGGAAACATGGCAAGACATATGGCAAAGGCTGTCCCCTTCGGCACCTAATAAGTATCTATATCGTTTCTTTCACGTAGTACACAGCTTATTAAGTACAGTCTAGAGCAGTGACAAGAATAGAAAAGCTCttataaatcaatatttgtAATCACAATCCTTTGAAATTGTTACGGAGAAGAAAAAGGGTACCTAATTCATATGCATCAACACGAACATACAGATCATGACTTTCAATCCTATCATATTTAATGTCTACTAATTCCTTGTGCCAATTCAAACAACCATCCCCTTTTCCGGGAATCACAATGACAGCGTAAGCAGAGCATGAACAATTCCTCTTGCATTCCAGTTCACAGTACTCTGCACGACTCTTGCTCATGTCCACCCAAGCTGCAGCTGAAGTGTCCGGAAGAATTACATTTTCCACCTTCACAAACCCTTCTCCATGATCGCACACCGAAGATGTCTGTAGCCGCTTCCTGACACAACCACCGGACCCATCTCTCAATGACCATTCCATTGGGTTCTTGGGCTCGAACCCAGGTAAACAGGCACATCCAAAAGCATTATAATTGGCAAGTTCACACGTACTATAAGCACCACAGTATCCATAATAGTCGCACTGTAACTGAGGGGACTTCCAGTATTCCTTCCACCGACCATCACTTTCTCGCCATGTTAACATCTTTAGAAGTCCTGAATGATCCACTATTAGTCTTACCAGATAATAACCATCAGGAACTGTTGATTGACAGTATATTTCGTCTGGATCATTtacaaaaacgcttttgaatgTGCCCATCTGACTTCTCCATGGCCAAGGGGGAGCTCTAGTAATTGGCTTTGTACCATTATAGAGAAAGAATTGTGGTGAACCATTTGGGTTGATCCTAATTGAAAAGTCTCCAATTCCAGGGTCATCAGCTGATCTCCATGATGTTAGGAACCGATCAGTTCCTAATTTTCGATCCAGCCCCAGTTTCATTCCAGGTAGCTGTATGTTAGTAGGATAATCGAAGCTCTGCCATACAATTTTTCTGCTTCTTTTCCTGACCAGTATCAAATTCCCAGAATCCAAGAGTTGAGCTTCACAAGTATCATTTTCTTCCACTGAAACATTGGTAGACCACACTAGAAGCTTTTGGTCATCTTTACGATAGAGAACGAGGTTACCAAATTGGTTTATGAAGAGAAAGCCAGAGGAACCAATGATTGGATCGTTCCTGTTTGCAACCCACACCACAGTTTGTTCTGGTATTTTATGGTACCAAATTCCAAGATATCTATTGGTTGAACTGCCAGGACTGAAAAATCCTAGTGCGAAAATATTTCCTTTGGAGATAAGAAGGTCACCTTCTTTAATGGTTTGGTTGGTCTTTAAGGATTCTTGGGATGTACAAGATAAGAATTGGAgcattataagagaaaaaagcaGGAATAGTTTTTCAGCTTCCATGATGAGGCAAACTGGACCTTGGCTTTTGGACATGTGAAATGTTGCTTGCAGACAAGTCTGACAAGAGAAGTTATTTTGGGATCCACCTCGCTTAACTAGGCATTTTTTTCATGGGTTTTTCTTTGCAACCTTCAAGATCTAGACCATGACTTGTCTAGTCCTTTTTATACTACACCCTCATTTGGTATTGCGtagcaaaatttatttatttttatttaaaattaatttttttcatgtttttagatgatttttttgtcaaaaatattttaaaaaaataaaaaatatatattttaatatatttttgagtaaaaaatattttaaaaaataatcgctacCATACTACTAATGTAAAACCCgagaacaaattatatataaaaaagaggatttataataatttaaattttgttataaaatagaataatgtaattacagaaaataataataatgatgataaaaatttattagttttggagaacaaaaaaaatggcttaattgataaaaaaaagagaaagataggGTCAAAATGGAATTTAGAAGAAATGGTTGGGTAATTATAATGTTATGTTTAGAATACTAAATTGTATTGtgttatttatgaaattttagtgtttggaTGGTTGTTTTAATCACTAACTTATGCATGTGATATGAGATGGAGATTGAGTATGAAGATTTGTCCTAAGTATATTCTCGAATGAATTAAATGGTTGATTTGTACCAGTTGGATGTGATTATAGGTGGGATGTGATTATAAATATATGCAGGGTAAATTATCGATAACTTGGAACCTCCCGGTATCAGAaagacttaataaaaaaataaataaataatatattccaTTTACTCCTTATGTGGAAGTTAAACGGATAATTTAACTTATAAGGCTGTTACAACTAGACGCTCCTGCATGTACTCCACATAAGACACAATAATTGTctttagtgataaaaaaaattttctttcctaattttgagttttattttaaaaaataataattgaaaaacatgtttatttgttgaaaataaaaacaatttgtttccACTCAAAAAGAACCTTAAAACTATAATTGCTTTTCCTACAAAATCAAtaccataatttataattattatttttatatttgtgataattaaatcataaatatttattttattttttaaaattaaaaattatcatgaaaaaattatattattaactaaaaaaactctataaattaaCATATGTTCTCCACCCTAAATGCAACAGCCTAGAAGCTTCACAAGTTCATGCGGTGAAACTTTGCAATTACTGTGACTTTAGTTTTAAATTCTTCTCCTGAATTTCTAGACaaccttttaagttttaacgGTAGAGAATGGTGGAGACAAAGTCCCACCATTCTAGTACAGGACCGCTCCCTTTCGGTGGGTTGTTGGCAGTCATGTTCAACAGTAAAAATGGTTGGAGAGGTTGTAAATTGGCAGGATTAATCTTTGTCCCCATACGAATCTAAGTTCATAACCGGCGATACAAGAGTTGTGTGGAAATAATATCTTCCTTGTGCTAAGTCTCTTAGCGGATATATCtagttatttaaatatataaaatattttataatttttaaaagtattatattttttaaaattaataaaatcaaatgataatttaaaatttcttattagtaattaaagcaaaaacaataattcataaTACTTATTATATtgtcaaaatctaaaattaattaaaacaagttaaTAGTGGGGCATCTAAGATatcgaatcaaaactaaaaagaaagcaTCGTGAAACAAGCAATGCATACGGAtcaaaactgaagaagcaggAACACTCAACAAACTCCACCTACTaacagaaactaagaaccttaaataatattaaaaataaggggtgtgttcaaccaactcaataagaaaataatatttaatatacattttagatattaatagtcAGCAAGttgatttatcttgatatacatatacatactaagTATATAATCAGAAAGTAATGAAATACATAtcagagatcagatgacacTCAAATGTGATCACTTCGGGAGGATTAATCGTCATAGGCTgatgcctctctcaccagctaggtatacaGAATATTATGTGCATATAGTCTgttagcatggagttactgacaagtcctATATGaaggcataatagatatttgcaaaatcatcaaagaaatgtATATCATATCCaataaaatttagttaaataGAATACAAATGTAAATTCAAGAATATATgagtactaaaaaaataaagcaacatatataaatattcaagaaattaactagtcgtactcatcatataatcaatgtacatatttatttatattacatgcatattaaagattatctcaCTCACTcggaaaatatagaaataaaaggaatattAGATGAAAGACCCGAAAAAACTATTGAGGATCATTAGCAAAACCTACAATAAATATACGAAATATACTaaaaacacaacacaatttaAAGATTCCACTGTATGAAACAAAACCAGGTTTACTCTCCTAtgtttagggactaaaacaataattttccaaaacagggaccaaaacataattttaccaaaattgaaggactaaactGTAAATACATAATCATACTAAAATTTCACCTATAAACCATCCTCAGTTCTTTCCAAAacaaaccaaggaccaaactataattttttttaaatttcatggactaaaatgtaaattctcaaaattaagggatcaaactgaaaatattccaaatcaattatcagaccgagattcatcatccttaacctcataataacacttatcagaatctcaaaatacatttaagggtcaaattataattttttcaaagtttagggactaaactataatttttataaatcaatgaccaaaataaaatttcatcatcttcaacctcaatacCATTATGTCCAGATTTTCTAAAAAGGttgaaatgaatttcttaacacataaaaatcaatttaaacaaatcaactcacaaatgtttatttttaacaacacaCTCAAAATTCATCACTTGACCTTAAACCCCTAATAATCATGAATGAATCTTAAcaatataaacttcaaatccttataaaccctaatctcttctttaattcttccataaacaaatcataatcaaAAGTAATATGAGAGAGAACCACTTGCTACTTCCACCTTTATTGAACccaaaaactcaatattaaaaactgAAATACTTGGTTTGATAAGGGGAGGGTCACAACATCCATAAaaattagaagagagaaaaataattctctTACAACTTTTTCTTATATACTTAGGTTAGCTTAGGTTGGGTTTAAGCTGACTTGAGCTTGGATTTGAACCAAAAGTTGGGTTTTACAATACTTCCCCCGTTAAACAAAATTTGTCATTGAATTTAAACTTTAAGAACCGAAGTCTTACCATCAAGTTCAAACAAGTATGGATACTTGTTGAGAATTTCCTCCTTAAGCTCCCACGTCACTTCTTCACGCAGGTGTCTGCTCCACACAACCTTAACCGATACGATTTCCTTCGATCAAAGTTTTCCACCTTTTCGATCCATTATTTCCACCGATTGAACTTCGTATGATATATCTTCCCTCAACTCAACCGGTTGAACTTCCAGCACATGAAATGAATCAGACAAATGCTTCCTTAACATCAAAACATGAAACACTACATGTATAGAGGATAGATCAGGCAGCAAGGCAAGCCGATATGCCACTACCCCTACTTTTTCCAAGATCTCAAAGGGTCCTATAAACCTTGAACTCAACTAACATTTCTTCCCAAATTTGAATATTCCTTTAATTAGGGAGAGTTTTAGGAACATTTTGTCACCCATTAAAAATTCTAGATTATGCCTCCTCTTACCTGCATAATTCTTTTGCCTATTCTGAGCTGTTTAAAGCTTATCTCGGATCACCTTAATCTTATCTAAAGTAATCTGTATTAACTTGGGACCCATTAATCTTCTCTCACCAACCTTATACCAACATACAAGTGATCTACACTTCTGGCCATACAAAGTCTCATAAGGACCCATATCAATGCTCGCTTGATAACTATTGTTATATGCAAACTTCACCAAAAACAAGTACTTGCTTCATTCGACACCTAAGTCAATCACACAATCTCTTAACATATCCTCTAGAATTTGTATAGTTCTCTTAGACTATCTTTCTGTCTGAGGATGAAAAGTAATACTTAACTGAGCGTTCATCACGAAAGCTTCCTGAAACTTCACCCAAAACTGAGAAGTAAATTGTGGATCTATGTCAAACACAATTAAGATCGGCACACTGTGCAACCTTATGATCTCATTAACATAGATTTCTACCAGTTTTGCAAACCTATAAGTCACCTTTACTAACAAGAAATGAGCTAACTTGGTCAAACAATCAACTACCACCCAAATCGAATTGTAACCTTCTTGACTCCGAGGAAAACCCGACA
It contains:
- the LOC18102911 gene encoding G-type lectin S-receptor-like serine/threonine-protein kinase RKS1 isoform X1, whose translation is MSKSQGPVCLIMEAEKLFLLFSLIMLQFLSCTSQESLKTNQTIKEGDLLISKGNIFALGFFSPGSSTNRYLGIWYHKIPEQTVVWVANRNDPIIGSSGFLFINQFGNLVLYRKDDQKLLVWSTNVSVEENDTCEAQLLDSGNLILVRKRSRKIVWQSFDYPTNIQLPGMKLGLDRKLGTDRFLTSWRSADDPGIGDFSIRINPNGSPQFFLYNGTKPITRAPPWPWRSQMGTFKSVFVNDPDEIYCQSTVPDGYYLVRLIVDHSGLLKMLTWRESDGRWKEYWKSPQLQCDYYGYCGAYSTCELANYNAFGCACLPGFEPKNPMEWSLRDGSGGCVRKRLQTSSVCDHGEGFVKVENVILPDTSAAAWVDMSKSRAEYCELECKRNCSCSAYAVIVIPGKGDGCLNWHKELVDIKYDRIESHDLYVRVDAYELGAEGDSLCHMSCHVSIGEGSGFSSGVNRYCFHSHAAGNTRKLNGSREKTMQAILAPSIALLLFLISLTAYLRLKKGAKKGTELQINSNSTESECFKLSTIMAATNNFSPANELGQGGFGSVYKGLLANGLEVAIKRLSRSSRQGIEEFKNEVMVIAKLQHRNLVKLLGYCNQDGEQMLIYEYLPNKSLDSFLFHESRRLLLDWRKRFDIIVGIARGILYLHQDSRLRIIHRDLKCSNILLDAEMNPKISDFGMAKIFEGNQTEDRTRRVVGTFGYMSPEYAVLGNFSVKSDVFSFGVVLLEIVSGKKNNRFYQQNPPLTLIGYVWELWREDKALEIVDPSLTELYDPREALKCIQIGLLCVQEDATDRPSMLAVVFMLSSETEIPSPKQPAFLFRKSDNNPDIALDVEDGQCSVNEVTITEIASR
- the LOC18102911 gene encoding G-type lectin S-receptor-like serine/threonine-protein kinase RKS1 isoform X3 codes for the protein MSKSQGPVCLIMEAEKLFLLFSLIMLQFLSCTSQESLKTNQTIKEGDLLISKGNIFALGFFSPGSSTNRYLGIWYHKIPEQTVVWVANRNDPIIGSSGFLFINQFGNLVLYRKDDQKLLVWSTNVSVEENDTCEAQLLDSGNLILVRKRSRKIVWQSFDYPTNIQLPGMKLGLDRKLGTDRFLTSWRSADDPGIGDFSIRINPNGSPQFFLYNGTKPITRAPPWPWRSQMGTFKSVFVNDPDEIYCQSTVPDGYYLVRLIVDHSGLLKMLTWRESDGRWKEYWKSPQLQCDYYGYCGAYSTCELANYNAFGCACLPGFEPKNPMEWSLRDGSGGCVRKRLQTSSVCDHGEGFVKVENVILPDTSAAAWVDMSKSRAEYCELECKRNCSCSAYAVIVIPGKGDGCLNWHKELVDIKYDRIESHDLYVRVDAYELGAEGDSLCHMSCHVSIGEGSGFSSGVNRYCFHSHAAGNTRKLNGSREKTMQAILAPSIALLLFLISLTAYLRLKKGAKKGTELQINSNSTESECFKLSTIMAATNNFSPANELGQGGFGSVYKGLLANGLEVAIKRLSRSSRQGIEEFKNEVMVIAKLQHRNLVKLLGYCNQDGEQMLIYEYLPNKSLDSFLFHESRRLLLDWRKRFDIIVGIARGILYLHQDSRLRIIHRDLKCSNILLDAEMNPKISDFGMAKIFEGNQTEDRTRRVVGTFGYMSPEYAVLGNFSVKSDVFSFGVVLLEIVSGKKNNRFYQQNPPLTLIGYVWELWREDKALEIVDPSLTELYDPREALKCIQIGLLCVQEDATDRPSMLAVVFMLSSETEIPSPKQPAFLFRKSDNNPDIALDVEDGQCSLNEVTITEIACR